One window of Chryseobacterium sp. JJR-5R genomic DNA carries:
- the rmuC gene encoding DNA recombination protein RmuC, which produces MEMTYLIIGCITGGILGAVILYFALKSSTVSRSVYDELNNLYIRNSSDTENSRQKIQELSQNITKEKELSLQQSDLLNDLKNEFAKTSAEYASLNTQFLEQKHLNSGLSAQIESLLTEKQHMFAKNAELTAVNQSLQKSLETQKSEISKIQEESKMQFENLANKILEEKTEKFTALNQNNLKNILDPFQEKITDLKNRVNEAYEKENKERFSLAEKVRELAELNQQISEDAKKLTRALKGESKTQGNWGEMILESILEKSGLVKGREYFLEHELRDEDNKALFSEFSGKKMRPDAVIKYPDERNVIIDSKVSLTAFTELVDETDQDVYLIKLNQHLSSVKNHISQLSQKAYDDYGKSLDFVMMFIPSEPAYIAAMQADQNLWNFAYDKRILLLNPSNLITSLKLIADLWKREYQNRNSMEIAERGAKLYDKFVGFVDNLEKVGRNLDQAKNVYNEAYKQLSTGNDNLITQTQKLKSLGIKNKKELPQSLIEHSRISADLTDE; this is translated from the coding sequence AGTGTTTATGATGAGCTGAACAACCTGTACATCAGAAACAGTTCGGATACGGAAAATTCCCGTCAGAAAATTCAGGAACTGTCCCAAAATATTACTAAAGAAAAAGAACTTAGTTTGCAACAGTCGGATCTTCTGAATGATCTTAAAAACGAGTTTGCCAAAACCTCTGCGGAATATGCTTCGTTGAACACCCAGTTTCTGGAACAGAAGCACCTTAACTCCGGACTTTCTGCACAGATTGAAAGCCTGTTGACGGAAAAGCAGCATATGTTTGCCAAAAACGCTGAGCTTACCGCTGTTAACCAAAGCCTGCAAAAATCCCTGGAGACGCAAAAATCGGAAATCAGCAAGATCCAGGAAGAATCAAAGATGCAGTTTGAAAACCTGGCCAACAAAATCCTGGAAGAAAAAACAGAAAAGTTCACCGCACTGAATCAGAATAACTTAAAAAATATCCTTGACCCGTTCCAGGAAAAGATCACCGACCTGAAAAACCGGGTAAACGAAGCCTATGAAAAGGAAAATAAAGAACGTTTTTCACTGGCTGAAAAAGTAAGGGAGCTCGCGGAGCTGAACCAGCAGATTTCGGAAGATGCCAAAAAACTCACCCGGGCCCTGAAAGGCGAAAGCAAAACCCAGGGAAACTGGGGCGAGATGATTCTGGAAAGTATCCTGGAAAAATCCGGACTGGTAAAAGGAAGGGAATATTTTCTCGAACACGAGCTTCGTGATGAAGACAACAAAGCCCTTTTCTCAGAATTTTCAGGTAAAAAAATGCGGCCTGATGCTGTTATAAAATATCCGGATGAAAGGAATGTGATCATTGACTCCAAGGTTTCACTAACTGCTTTTACCGAACTCGTTGATGAAACCGATCAGGATGTTTATTTGATAAAATTAAATCAGCACTTATCTTCCGTTAAAAACCACATCAGCCAGCTGAGCCAGAAAGCATATGACGATTACGGGAAATCCCTGGATTTTGTCATGATGTTTATCCCGAGTGAGCCTGCCTATATTGCGGCAATGCAGGCAGACCAGAATCTCTGGAATTTCGCATATGATAAAAGGATACTGCTGCTCAACCCAAGCAACCTGATCACCTCATTGAAATTGATTGCCGATCTATGGAAACGTGAATACCAGAACAGGAATTCCATGGAAATTGCGGAAAGAGGCGCAAAACTGTATGATAAATTCGTAGGTTTTGTTGATAATCTGGAGAAAGTAGGCCGAAACCTGGATCAGGCCAAAAACGTTTATAATGAAGCGTACAAACAGCTCTCAACAGGAAATGACAATCTTATTACCCAGACCCAGAAACTGAAGTCATTGGGCATAAAGAATAAAAAAGAACTTCCGCAAAGCCTGATTGAGCATTCCCGGATCTCTGCTGATCTTACCGATGAATAA